Proteins from a genomic interval of Aquabacterium sp. J223:
- a CDS encoding bifunctional salicylyl-CoA 5-hydroxylase/oxidoreductase, with translation MRITCIGGGPAGLYLALLMKRADPAHQVTVLERNRAGDTFGWGVVFSDQTLAALQQADATTATQILDAFNHWDDIEVHFQGRRLRSSGHGFCGIGRKRLLNILQDRCIELGVDLRYECDVADDSQVEADLIVACDGLNSRVRTRHAAVFQPDIDLRRCRFVWLGTHKLFDAFTFAFEKTEWGWFQAHAYRFDDKTSTFIVEAPEDVWRAAGLADMGKEEGINFCERLFAKYLDGHALMSNAAHLRGSSQWIRFPRVVCRTWVQPAGGADGRTPVVLMGDAAHTAHFSIGSGTKLAVEDAIDLAASLQAHPGDLPGALQAYEARRSVEVLKIQNAARNSTEWFENVERHARLAPEQFAYSLLTRSQRISHENLRQRDAAYVGGVEHWLAERAGLHAEAPVPPMFTPFTLRGLTLKNRVVVSPMAQYSAVDGLPTDHHLVHLGARALGGAGLVFAEMTCPSPDARITPGCPGLWNDAQTAAWQRIVDYVHGSTSAKIAMQLGHAGPKGSTRAPWDGEDLPLAEGNWPLVSASPQQYLDGVSDWAPAATREDMDRITADFVAATRRAAEAGFDWLELHCAHGYLLSAFLSPLTNQRTDEYGGSLENRLRWPLAVFKAMRAAWPADKPMSVRLSAHDWVPGGNTPADAVEIARAFKAAGCDLIDVSSGQVSKRQKPVYGRMYQTPFAEAVRNEVGIATMAVGAISEADHVNSIVAAGRADLCAIARPHLANPAWTLLEAARIGHTNGIGADWPKQYLSGKSQLERNLERERALAAQTAGLSAQEQANLALGV, from the coding sequence ATGCGCATCACCTGCATCGGCGGCGGTCCCGCCGGCCTGTACCTGGCCCTGCTGATGAAGCGCGCCGACCCGGCGCACCAGGTCACGGTGCTGGAACGCAACCGCGCCGGCGACACCTTCGGCTGGGGCGTGGTGTTCTCCGACCAGACGCTGGCCGCGCTGCAGCAGGCCGACGCGACCACCGCGACGCAGATCCTCGACGCCTTCAACCACTGGGACGACATCGAGGTCCACTTCCAGGGCCGCCGCCTGCGGTCCTCCGGCCACGGCTTCTGCGGCATCGGCCGCAAGCGGCTGCTCAACATCCTGCAGGACCGCTGCATTGAACTGGGCGTGGACCTGCGCTACGAGTGCGACGTCGCCGACGATTCGCAGGTCGAGGCCGACCTCATCGTCGCCTGCGACGGGCTGAACAGCCGCGTGCGCACCCGTCACGCCGCCGTCTTCCAGCCAGACATCGACCTGCGGCGCTGCCGTTTCGTCTGGCTGGGCACGCACAAGCTGTTCGACGCCTTCACCTTCGCCTTCGAGAAGACCGAGTGGGGCTGGTTCCAGGCCCACGCCTACCGCTTCGACGACAAGACCTCCACCTTCATCGTCGAGGCGCCGGAAGACGTGTGGCGCGCCGCCGGCCTGGCCGACATGGGCAAGGAGGAGGGCATCAACTTCTGCGAGCGCCTGTTCGCCAAGTACCTCGACGGCCATGCGCTGATGTCCAACGCGGCGCACCTGCGCGGCTCCTCGCAGTGGATCCGCTTCCCGCGCGTGGTCTGCCGCACCTGGGTGCAGCCGGCCGGCGGCGCCGACGGCCGCACGCCGGTGGTGCTGATGGGCGACGCGGCGCACACCGCGCACTTCTCGATCGGCTCCGGCACCAAGCTGGCGGTGGAGGACGCGATCGACCTCGCCGCCAGCCTGCAGGCGCACCCCGGCGACCTGCCCGGCGCGCTGCAGGCCTACGAGGCGCGGCGCAGCGTCGAGGTGCTGAAGATCCAGAACGCGGCGCGCAACTCCACCGAGTGGTTCGAGAACGTCGAGCGCCACGCGCGGCTGGCGCCCGAGCAGTTCGCCTACTCGCTGCTCACCCGGTCGCAGCGCATCTCGCACGAGAACCTGCGCCAGCGCGACGCGGCCTACGTCGGCGGGGTCGAGCACTGGCTGGCCGAGCGCGCCGGGTTGCACGCCGAGGCGCCGGTGCCGCCGATGTTCACGCCCTTCACCCTGCGCGGGCTGACGTTGAAGAACCGCGTCGTCGTCTCGCCGATGGCGCAGTACAGCGCGGTCGACGGCCTGCCCACCGACCACCACCTGGTGCACCTGGGCGCGCGGGCGCTGGGCGGCGCCGGGCTGGTGTTCGCCGAGATGACCTGCCCCTCGCCGGACGCGCGCATCACCCCCGGCTGCCCGGGGCTGTGGAACGACGCGCAGACGGCGGCCTGGCAGCGCATCGTCGACTACGTGCATGGCAGCACCAGCGCCAAGATCGCGATGCAGCTGGGGCATGCCGGCCCGAAAGGCTCCACCCGCGCGCCCTGGGACGGCGAGGACCTGCCGCTGGCCGAGGGCAACTGGCCGCTGGTCTCCGCCTCGCCCCAGCAGTACCTCGACGGGGTGAGCGATTGGGCGCCGGCCGCCACCCGCGAGGACATGGACCGCATCACCGCCGACTTCGTCGCCGCCACCCGCCGGGCGGCCGAGGCCGGCTTCGACTGGCTGGAGCTGCACTGCGCGCACGGCTACCTGCTGTCGGCCTTCCTGTCGCCGCTGACCAACCAGCGCACCGACGAGTACGGCGGCTCACTGGAGAACCGTCTGCGCTGGCCGCTGGCGGTGTTCAAGGCGATGCGCGCGGCCTGGCCCGCGGACAAGCCGATGTCGGTGCGCCTCTCGGCGCACGACTGGGTGCCCGGCGGCAACACGCCGGCCGATGCGGTCGAGATCGCGCGCGCCTTCAAGGCCGCCGGCTGCGACCTGATCGACGTCTCGTCCGGCCAGGTGAGCAAGCGGCAGAAGCCGGTGTACGGCCGCATGTACCAGACGCCGTTCGCCGAAGCCGTGCGCAACGAGGTGGGCATCGCCACCATGGCGGTGGGCGCCATCTCCGAGGCCGACCATGTGAACAGCATCGTCGCCGCCGGCCGTGCCGACCTCTGCGCCATCGCCCGGCCGCACCTGGCCAACCCGGCGTGGACGCTGCTGGAGGCGGCACGCATCGGCCACACCAACGGCATCGGCGCCGACTGGCCGAAGCAGTACCTGTCCGGCAAGTCCCAGCTCGAACGCAACCTGGAGCGCGAGCGCGCCCTGGCCGCGCAGACCGCCGGCCTGTCGGCGCAGGAACAGGCCAACCTGGCGCTGGGGGTGTGA
- a CDS encoding SDR family NAD(P)-dependent oxidoreductase has translation MRDLHAVVTGGGSGIGAAIARALAAEGVRLTLMGRSLERLQALGLPGAACVAADVGDEASVQRAFAEAAAGHGPVGLLVNNAGQADSAPFNRTDLALWRRMLDVNLTGTFLCTQQVLPGMVERGFGRIVNVASTASLKGYAYVAAYCAAKHGVLGLTRALALEVAKKGVTVNAVCPGYTDTDIVERAVHEITAKTGRSAEQARAELAATNPQRRLVQPDEVAQAVLWLCRRESASVNGQSIAVDGGETA, from the coding sequence ATGCGCGACCTGCATGCGGTGGTCACCGGCGGCGGCAGCGGCATCGGCGCGGCGATCGCCCGCGCGCTGGCGGCCGAGGGCGTGCGGCTCACGCTGATGGGCCGCAGCCTGGAGCGCCTGCAGGCGCTGGGGCTGCCCGGTGCCGCCTGTGTCGCGGCCGATGTGGGCGACGAAGCCTCGGTGCAGCGCGCCTTCGCCGAGGCGGCGGCGGGCCATGGCCCGGTCGGCCTGCTGGTCAACAACGCCGGCCAGGCCGACAGCGCGCCCTTCAACCGCACCGACCTGGCCCTGTGGCGGCGCATGCTGGACGTCAACCTCACCGGCACCTTCCTGTGCACGCAGCAGGTGCTGCCGGGCATGGTCGAACGCGGCTTCGGCCGCATCGTCAACGTGGCCAGCACCGCCTCGCTCAAGGGCTATGCCTATGTGGCGGCCTACTGCGCGGCCAAGCACGGCGTGCTGGGCCTGACCCGCGCGCTGGCGCTGGAGGTGGCGAAGAAGGGCGTCACCGTCAACGCGGTGTGCCCCGGCTACACCGACACCGACATCGTCGAGCGGGCGGTGCACGAGATCACCGCCAAGACCGGCCGCAGCGCCGAGCAGGCGCGGGCCGAGCTGGCCGCCACCAACCCGCAGCGCCGACTGGTGCAGCCCGACGAGGTGGCGCAGGCGGTGCTGTGGCTGTGCCGGCGCGAGTCGGCCTCGGTCAACGGCCAGTCCATCGCCGTCGATGGGGGAGAGACCGCATGA
- a CDS encoding MarR family winged helix-turn-helix transcriptional regulator, with product MNAVAEDITDLESRVADDHHQALKLWLRLLACTTRVETIIRNRLRAEFNTTLPRFDLLAQLEREPAGLTMGELSQRLMVTGGNVTGVTDQLEAEGLVKREPHPTDRRAYVVQLTPLGRRQFRRMAAVHEQWVIELFAGLDTAQKDQAYALLAQLKQHLAGVDAAAPPTPARRGAKHLKGKTA from the coding sequence ATGAACGCCGTCGCCGAGGACATCACCGACCTCGAATCCAGGGTGGCCGACGACCACCACCAGGCCTTGAAGCTCTGGCTGCGCCTGCTGGCCTGCACCACGCGGGTGGAGACCATCATCCGCAACCGGCTGCGCGCCGAGTTCAACACCACGCTGCCGCGCTTCGACCTGCTGGCGCAGCTGGAGCGCGAGCCCGCCGGCCTGACCATGGGCGAGCTGTCGCAGCGGCTGATGGTCACCGGCGGCAACGTCACCGGCGTGACCGACCAGCTGGAGGCGGAAGGGCTGGTCAAGCGCGAGCCGCACCCCACCGACCGGCGCGCGTACGTGGTGCAGCTCACGCCGCTGGGCCGCCGCCAGTTCCGCCGCATGGCGGCTGTGCACGAGCAGTGGGTGATCGAGCTCTTCGCCGGCCTGGACACGGCGCAGAAGGACCAGGCGTATGCGCTGCTCGCGCAGCTGAAGCAGCACCTGGCCGGCGTCGACGCCGCCGCACCGCCGACGCCCGCCCGGCGTGGCGCCAAGCACCTGAAGGGGAAGACCGCATGA
- a CDS encoding enoyl-CoA hydratase family protein: MTTRLDPAADPLAAGHRRRAADLTPQHFGWRVTDRVGVITLNRPERKNPLTFDSYAELRDLFRLLAYADDVKAIVVQGEGGNFCSGGDVHEIIGPLTRMAMPELLAFTRMTGDLVKAMRACPQPVFSAIDGVCAGAGAIVAMASDLRLGTARSKVAFLFSRVGLAGCDMGACAMLPRLIGQGRASELLYTGRALPGEEALAWGFYNRLVAPEELLGAATAWAAELVAGPTFAHGMTKRMLHQEWAMGVDEAIEAEAQAQAICMMTQDFHRAYEAFAAKSKPVFQGD, translated from the coding sequence ATGACAACCCGCCTCGATCCCGCCGCCGATCCGCTGGCCGCCGGCCACCGCCGCCGCGCCGCCGACCTGACGCCGCAGCACTTCGGCTGGCGGGTGACCGACCGCGTGGGCGTGATCACCCTCAACCGGCCGGAGCGCAAGAACCCGCTGACCTTCGACTCGTACGCCGAGCTGCGCGACCTGTTCCGCCTATTGGCCTATGCCGACGACGTGAAGGCGATCGTGGTGCAGGGCGAGGGCGGCAACTTCTGCTCGGGCGGCGACGTGCACGAGATCATCGGCCCGCTGACCCGCATGGCCATGCCCGAGCTGCTGGCCTTCACCCGCATGACGGGCGACCTGGTCAAGGCCATGCGGGCCTGCCCGCAGCCGGTGTTCTCGGCCATCGACGGCGTGTGCGCCGGGGCCGGCGCCATCGTCGCCATGGCGTCCGACCTGCGGCTGGGCACGGCGCGCAGCAAGGTGGCCTTCCTGTTCTCGCGCGTGGGGCTGGCCGGCTGCGACATGGGCGCCTGCGCGATGCTGCCGCGCCTCATCGGCCAAGGGCGGGCGTCGGAGCTGCTGTACACCGGCCGCGCGCTGCCGGGCGAGGAAGCGCTGGCCTGGGGCTTCTACAACCGGCTGGTCGCTCCGGAGGAGCTGCTAGGCGCCGCCACCGCCTGGGCCGCGGAGCTGGTCGCCGGCCCCACCTTCGCCCATGGCATGACCAAGCGCATGCTCCATCAGGAATGGGCCATGGGCGTGGACGAGGCCATCGAAGCCGAGGCGCAGGCGCAGGCCATCTGCATGATGACGCAGGACTTCCACCGCGCGTACGAGGCCTTCGCGGCGAAGTCGAAGCCGGTGTTCCAAGGCGATTGA
- a CDS encoding acyl-CoA dehydrogenase family protein → MDRAHLDWPFFEPHHRAFAAALGDWALASLQPDHAPDVDAQCRALVRQLGQAGWLRHAVAGTGHGGAADVLDTRILCLARETLAWHHGLADFAFAMQGLGSGAISLQGTAAQRERWLPRVARGEAIAAFALSEPGAGSDVAAMACSARDDGDAYVLDGEKTWISNGGIADLYVVFARTGEAAGARGISAFVVEAGTPGFDIAERIDVIAPHPLARLRFTGCRVPKAQRIGEAGEGFKVAMRTLDVFRTSVAAAALGFGRRALHEGLQRARQRPMFGQRLGDFQLTQAKLADMATTLDAAALLTYRAAWQRDQGRGVTREAAMAKLSATEGAQRVIDAAVQLFGGEGVRHGQVVESLYREIRALRIYEGATEVQQLIIGRDLLKEAS, encoded by the coding sequence ATGGACCGCGCCCACCTCGACTGGCCCTTCTTCGAGCCGCACCACCGCGCCTTCGCCGCGGCGCTGGGCGACTGGGCGTTGGCCTCGCTGCAGCCCGACCACGCGCCCGACGTCGACGCGCAGTGCAGGGCGCTGGTGCGCCAGCTCGGCCAGGCCGGCTGGCTGCGCCATGCGGTGGCCGGCACCGGCCACGGCGGCGCGGCCGACGTGCTCGACACCCGCATCCTCTGCCTGGCGCGCGAGACGCTGGCCTGGCACCACGGCCTGGCTGATTTCGCCTTCGCCATGCAGGGCCTGGGCTCGGGCGCCATCTCGCTGCAGGGCACGGCCGCGCAGCGCGAGCGCTGGCTGCCGCGGGTGGCGCGCGGCGAGGCGATTGCCGCCTTCGCGCTGTCCGAGCCGGGCGCCGGCTCCGACGTGGCGGCCATGGCCTGCAGCGCGCGCGACGACGGCGACGCCTACGTGCTCGACGGCGAGAAGACCTGGATCTCCAACGGCGGCATCGCCGACCTGTACGTGGTCTTCGCCCGCACCGGCGAAGCGGCCGGCGCCCGCGGCATCAGCGCCTTCGTGGTCGAGGCCGGCACGCCGGGCTTTGACATCGCCGAGCGCATCGACGTCATCGCGCCGCACCCGCTGGCGCGGCTGCGATTCACCGGCTGCCGGGTGCCCAAGGCCCAGCGCATCGGCGAGGCCGGCGAGGGCTTCAAGGTGGCCATGCGCACGCTCGACGTCTTCCGCACCTCGGTGGCGGCGGCGGCGTTGGGCTTCGGCCGGCGGGCGCTGCACGAGGGGCTGCAGCGCGCCCGGCAGCGCCCGATGTTCGGCCAGCGCCTGGGCGACTTCCAGCTCACCCAGGCCAAGCTGGCCGACATGGCGACCACGCTGGACGCCGCCGCGCTGCTGACCTACCGCGCCGCCTGGCAGCGCGACCAGGGCCGCGGCGTCACCCGCGAAGCCGCGATGGCCAAGCTGAGCGCCACCGAGGGCGCGCAGCGTGTCATCGACGCGGCGGTGCAGCTGTTCGGCGGCGAAGGCGTGCGCCATGGCCAAGTGGTGGAGTCGCTGTACCGCGAGATCCGCGCCCTGCGCATCTACGAAGGCGCCACCGAGGTGCAGCAACTGATCATCGGCCGCGACCTGTTGAAGGAGGCGTCATGA
- a CDS encoding AMP-binding protein, whose translation MTAHVDTFAKDRLPPPEQQPDFLFDRPELQFPPQLNCAAELLDRWVDCGQGDRLCLQGPGVRWTYEQLQAEVNRIANVLVHDCGLVPGQRVLLRGPNAPRLVACWFAVVKAGGIAVGSMPLLRAKELCQIVQKAEIGLALCDARLADELALARPQCPSLQRVLHYHGDAPDGAPTLEALAAAQPATFDAVPTAADDTCLIAFTSGTTGAPKGTMHFHRDVMAACACWPVHTLKATPDDVFIGSPPLAFTFGLGGLVLFPMSIGASTVLIEKATPEALPAAIERFKATVCFTAPTAYRAMAAKVAPHDLRSLRKCVSAGEALPAATRALWKQATGIELIDGIGATELLHIFISHTDDEARPGATGKLVPGYVACVVDEQLQPLPPNTVGRLAVKGPTGCRYLADERQRRYVQDGWNITGDAYWVDDDGWFHYQSRVDDMIISGGYNIGGPEVEDCLLQHPAVAECAVIGWPDEERGQVVKAFVVPRPSHTPGEALVRALQDHVKASIAPYKYPRAIEFRDSLPRTETGKLQRFKLREAAATSAAAASSTAQAPA comes from the coding sequence ATGACCGCGCACGTCGACACCTTTGCGAAGGACCGCCTGCCGCCGCCGGAGCAGCAGCCGGACTTCCTCTTCGACCGGCCCGAGCTGCAGTTCCCGCCGCAGCTGAACTGCGCCGCCGAGCTGCTCGACCGCTGGGTCGACTGCGGCCAGGGCGACCGGCTGTGCCTGCAGGGCCCCGGCGTGCGCTGGACCTACGAGCAGCTGCAGGCCGAGGTGAACCGCATCGCCAACGTGCTGGTGCACGACTGCGGCCTGGTGCCCGGCCAGCGCGTGCTGCTGCGCGGCCCCAACGCGCCGCGGCTGGTGGCCTGCTGGTTCGCGGTGGTCAAGGCCGGCGGCATTGCGGTGGGCAGCATGCCGCTGCTGCGCGCCAAGGAGCTGTGCCAGATCGTGCAGAAGGCCGAGATCGGCCTGGCGCTGTGCGACGCCCGCCTGGCCGACGAACTGGCGCTGGCGCGGCCGCAGTGCCCCAGCCTGCAGCGGGTGCTGCACTACCACGGCGACGCACCCGACGGCGCGCCGACGCTGGAGGCGCTGGCCGCCGCCCAGCCGGCCACCTTCGACGCCGTGCCCACCGCGGCCGACGACACCTGCCTCATCGCCTTCACCTCGGGCACCACCGGCGCGCCGAAGGGCACCATGCACTTCCACCGCGACGTGATGGCCGCCTGCGCCTGCTGGCCGGTGCACACGCTGAAGGCCACGCCCGACGACGTGTTCATTGGCAGCCCGCCGCTGGCCTTCACCTTCGGGCTGGGCGGGCTGGTGCTGTTCCCGATGAGCATCGGCGCCTCCACCGTGCTGATCGAGAAGGCGACGCCGGAGGCACTGCCCGCCGCCATCGAGCGGTTCAAGGCGACGGTGTGCTTCACCGCGCCCACCGCCTACCGCGCGATGGCGGCCAAGGTGGCGCCGCACGACCTGCGTTCGCTGCGCAAGTGCGTCAGCGCCGGCGAGGCGCTGCCGGCGGCCACGCGCGCGCTGTGGAAGCAGGCCACCGGCATCGAGCTGATCGACGGCATCGGCGCCACCGAGCTGCTGCACATCTTCATCTCGCACACCGACGACGAGGCCCGGCCCGGTGCCACCGGAAAGCTGGTGCCGGGTTACGTGGCCTGCGTGGTCGACGAGCAGTTGCAGCCGCTGCCGCCCAACACCGTCGGCCGGTTGGCGGTGAAGGGGCCGACCGGCTGCCGCTACCTGGCCGACGAGCGCCAACGGCGCTACGTGCAGGACGGCTGGAACATCACCGGCGACGCCTACTGGGTCGACGACGACGGCTGGTTCCACTACCAGTCGCGCGTCGACGACATGATCATCTCCGGCGGCTACAACATCGGCGGCCCGGAGGTGGAGGACTGCCTGCTGCAGCACCCGGCGGTGGCCGAATGCGCGGTCATCGGCTGGCCCGACGAGGAGCGCGGGCAGGTGGTCAAGGCCTTCGTCGTGCCGCGCCCCAGCCACACGCCGGGCGAGGCGCTGGTGCGCGCGCTGCAGGACCACGTCAAGGCGTCGATCGCGCCCTACAAGTACCCGCGCGCCATCGAGTTCCGCGATTCGCTGCCCCGCACCGAGACCGGCAAGCTGCAGCGCTTCAAGCTGCGCGAAGCTGCGGCAACGAGCGCCGCCGCCGCTTCGTCCACCGCACAGGCCCCCGCATGA
- a CDS encoding RidA family protein, with protein MLPAGWPRPKGYANGVSAQGCIFSVAGMIGWTPDGRFETDDFAGQAIQALHNVVAVLEAGGAKPQHIVRMTWYVTDKREYLAAGRAIGTAFRELIGHYDIAMTAVQVVALMEDRAKVEIEVTAVVPG; from the coding sequence TTGCTGCCCGCCGGCTGGCCCCGGCCCAAGGGTTATGCCAACGGCGTGTCGGCCCAGGGCTGCATCTTCTCGGTCGCCGGCATGATCGGCTGGACGCCCGACGGCCGATTCGAGACGGACGACTTCGCCGGCCAGGCCATCCAGGCGCTGCACAACGTCGTCGCGGTGCTGGAGGCCGGCGGCGCCAAGCCCCAGCACATCGTGCGCATGACCTGGTACGTCACCGACAAGCGCGAGTACCTGGCCGCCGGCCGCGCCATCGGCACCGCCTTTCGCGAACTCATCGGCCACTACGACATCGCGATGACCGCCGTGCAGGTGGTGGCGCTGATGGAGGACCGGGCGAAGGTGGAGATTGAGGTGACGGCGGTGGTGCCTGGGTGA
- a CDS encoding cupin domain-containing protein: protein MPSSKPPVAIVAIEAPVRTKRSNYPEPFASRMAGRQKHPLGDLFGLTNFGVNLTRLAPGAMSALRHAHTKQDEFVYIIQGQPTLHTDEGYTLLDPGMCAGFKAGTGDGHRLINNSAEEVIYLEIGDRTLGDEATYPDDDICAQLVNGGWLFSRKDGTPY, encoded by the coding sequence GTGCCTTCGTCCAAACCACCAGTTGCCATCGTTGCCATCGAGGCGCCAGTCAGAACCAAACGCTCGAACTACCCCGAACCCTTTGCGTCTCGCATGGCGGGTCGGCAGAAGCATCCACTCGGCGATCTCTTCGGACTCACCAACTTTGGCGTCAATCTAACCCGACTCGCGCCCGGCGCGATGTCCGCACTTCGCCATGCGCACACCAAGCAAGATGAGTTTGTCTACATTATTCAAGGGCAGCCAACGCTGCACACCGATGAAGGGTATACGCTCCTCGATCCCGGCATGTGCGCAGGCTTCAAGGCCGGCACAGGCGACGGTCATCGCCTTATCAACAACAGCGCCGAGGAAGTCATCTACTTGGAAATCGGAGATCGCACGCTCGGAGACGAGGCTACGTACCCCGACGACGACATCTGTGCCCAACTCGTCAATGGGGGTTGGCTCTTCTCACGCAAAGACGGCACGCCGTACTGA
- a CDS encoding alpha/beta hydrolase — MSFIELGKQTKTPMLWLYGEDDLFNSLSSIRIYAREFGESGGAVRLELIRGVPGNGHWLSDHPNLWSGIVDEYLASLNLHRSQ, encoded by the coding sequence GTGAGTTTTATTGAGCTGGGAAAGCAAACGAAAACGCCTATGCTATGGCTTTATGGCGAGGACGACCTGTTTAATTCACTTAGTTCTATTCGTATTTATGCAAGAGAATTTGGAGAGAGCGGCGGTGCCGTGCGCCTCGAGCTTATTCGCGGTGTTCCGGGCAACGGGCATTGGTTGTCCGACCATCCGAATTTATGGAGCGGCATCGTTGATGAATATCTCGCATCACTCAATCTCCATCGTAGTCAATAA